In the genome of Xanthocytophaga agilis, one region contains:
- a CDS encoding riboflavin synthase: MFTGIIEAMAEVSESRQEGSNITFVMRSHLASELKIDQSLSHNGVCLTVTQVWDEHYTVTAIQETLDKTNLGQWKPGTKVNLERCMPMNGRFDGHIVQGHVDQTATCTNVQSMDGSWLFDFQYDAQTGNITVEKGSVCVNGVSLTVVNSQDDSFQVAIIPYTYEHTNFHDLKKGDLVNLEFDVIGKYLAKIIQRSYR, from the coding sequence ATGTTTACAGGAATTATTGAAGCAATGGCAGAAGTATCTGAAAGCAGACAAGAAGGAAGTAACATTACTTTTGTTATGCGTTCACATCTGGCTTCAGAATTGAAAATAGATCAAAGCCTATCACACAATGGAGTTTGCCTTACAGTAACTCAGGTCTGGGATGAGCATTATACAGTAACCGCTATTCAGGAAACACTGGATAAAACTAATCTTGGTCAGTGGAAGCCCGGAACTAAAGTAAATCTTGAACGCTGTATGCCAATGAATGGGCGTTTTGACGGTCACATTGTGCAGGGCCATGTAGATCAAACGGCTACGTGTACTAATGTACAGTCAATGGATGGAAGTTGGCTGTTTGATTTTCAGTATGATGCACAAACAGGTAATATCACTGTAGAAAAAGGATCTGTTTGTGTCAATGGGGTAAGTCTCACTGTAGTGAATTCTCAGGACGATAGCTTTCAGGTAGCCATTATTCCGTATACTTATGAACACACCAACTTTCATGATTTAAAAAAAGGTGATCTGGTAAATCTTGAATTTGATGTCATTGGTAAGTATTTAGCGAAAATTATACAAAGGTCTTATCGATAA
- a CDS encoding LytTR family DNA-binding domain-containing protein: MNCIIVDDDEMSRAIVKHFVEQTQFLNLVGICTDAIQAANTLQSTAVDLIFLDVEMPEMTGMELVKSLTSKPQVVIISSRADYAVEAFEYSIADYLVKPISYARFLKAVEKVRDSFDSQPGNNGQSQDLYIKTDAKIVKITLKELLYVEALADYVILHTATARYIVHSTMKGIEKKLSDGSFVRIHRSYIINTEKIESIEDLSVVINKKYIPIGASYKDTFLKRLNIL; the protein is encoded by the coding sequence ATGAATTGTATTATCGTGGATGACGATGAAATGTCCAGAGCTATAGTCAAGCATTTCGTCGAACAAACTCAGTTTCTTAACCTGGTGGGCATCTGTACAGATGCCATTCAGGCTGCCAATACCCTTCAATCAACAGCTGTAGATCTTATTTTCCTGGATGTAGAGATGCCAGAGATGACAGGAATGGAATTGGTAAAATCATTGACATCTAAACCTCAGGTAGTTATCATTTCTTCCCGCGCTGATTACGCAGTTGAAGCATTCGAGTATAGCATTGCCGATTATCTTGTAAAGCCTATCAGTTATGCCCGCTTTCTCAAAGCAGTGGAAAAGGTAAGAGACTCATTTGATTCTCAGCCTGGTAACAATGGACAGTCACAGGATTTGTATATTAAAACAGATGCTAAGATTGTTAAAATAACCTTGAAAGAGTTACTATATGTAGAGGCTTTGGCAGATTATGTAATATTACATACAGCTACTGCACGCTATATTGTACACTCTACCATGAAAGGAATTGAAAAAAAGCTATCGGATGGATCATTTGTACGGATCCACCGTTCCTATATTATCAACACAGAAAAGATTGAGTCTATTGAAGATCTGTCTGTTGTGATTAATAAAAAATATATTCCCATTGGGGCATCCTATAAAGACACATTCCTGAAGCGTTTAAATATTCTCTAA
- a CDS encoding phosphatase PAP2 family protein, whose protein sequence is MIEELKAWDTRLFLELNQYHAPWLDPIMYWITDSYFWIPLYLLLVFLVVRTYKLNGVWMLVAAVLAVGLADYVTSGMIKPYIGRLRPCHVVEIQKNVYVLRGCGGRFGFASSHASTTFALATSLFLFVRSRLSYFIWLFPWAGLVAYSRIYVGVHYPLDILAGACIGIICGVFLWLIHGQISKRYALPGTTR, encoded by the coding sequence TTGATTGAAGAACTAAAAGCCTGGGATACCAGATTATTTCTGGAGTTGAATCAATATCATGCGCCATGGTTGGATCCCATCATGTATTGGATTACAGACTCCTATTTTTGGATACCTCTTTATCTACTGCTTGTATTTCTGGTAGTTCGTACATATAAGTTGAATGGTGTATGGATGCTTGTGGCTGCAGTGCTTGCCGTTGGGCTGGCTGATTATGTAACTTCCGGTATGATAAAACCTTATATAGGACGGCTACGTCCGTGTCATGTAGTAGAGATTCAGAAGAACGTATATGTATTGCGAGGATGTGGAGGTCGGTTTGGATTTGCCTCTTCTCATGCTTCTACCACCTTTGCGCTCGCTACCAGCCTTTTCCTGTTTGTACGATCACGGTTGTCTTACTTTATTTGGTTATTTCCATGGGCCGGATTGGTTGCTTATAGCCGTATCTATGTGGGGGTTCACTATCCGCTGGATATTCTGGCAGGAGCATGTATTGGTATTATATGTGGTGTGTTTCTGTGGTTAATCCATGGACAGATTTCAAAGCGATATGCATTACCCGGTACAACTCGGTAG
- the hemF gene encoding oxygen-dependent coproporphyrinogen oxidase encodes MVTKEEITAWFKGLQDRICHALEEADGGAKFVEDQWERPGGGGGRTRVIQNGNVLAKGGVAFSAVYGHTPAQILQALKLSESDFYATGVSIVIHPSSPMVPIIHMNVRYFEMTNGVWWFGGGIDLTPHYVDESDAHYFHTALKTACDHHHPDFYKRFKQWADDYFYIKHRQETRGIGGIFFDRLSENEGLSKDQLFAFVQEVGETFAPVYTYFMFKNAGLPYEEAEKQWQMVRRGRYVEFNLVYDKGTKFGLDTDGRTESILMSLPPVAEWHYNYQVQPESREAQTLALLKKGIEWAN; translated from the coding sequence ATGGTAACAAAAGAAGAAATTACAGCGTGGTTTAAAGGTCTGCAGGATAGAATCTGCCACGCTTTGGAAGAGGCAGATGGAGGAGCAAAATTTGTAGAGGATCAATGGGAAAGACCTGGTGGTGGTGGTGGACGAACACGTGTAATTCAAAATGGCAACGTATTGGCTAAAGGTGGAGTAGCTTTCTCTGCTGTTTACGGACATACACCCGCACAGATATTACAGGCATTAAAGTTATCAGAATCGGATTTTTACGCAACAGGCGTATCTATTGTAATCCATCCATCCAGTCCAATGGTACCTATTATTCATATGAATGTGCGGTACTTTGAAATGACAAATGGGGTATGGTGGTTTGGTGGGGGAATAGATCTGACTCCACATTATGTGGACGAATCAGATGCTCACTATTTTCATACAGCATTAAAAACAGCCTGTGACCATCACCACCCGGACTTTTATAAACGATTTAAACAATGGGCAGATGATTATTTCTATATAAAACATCGTCAGGAAACCCGTGGTATAGGGGGTATTTTCTTTGATCGACTTTCTGAAAATGAAGGATTATCTAAAGACCAGTTGTTTGCATTTGTTCAGGAAGTAGGAGAGACCTTTGCACCTGTTTATACTTACTTTATGTTCAAAAATGCAGGACTTCCTTATGAGGAGGCTGAAAAGCAATGGCAAATGGTACGAAGAGGCCGTTATGTAGAGTTTAATCTGGTATATGACAAAGGAACCAAGTTTGGGTTGGATACAGATGGACGTACAGAATCTATTCTGATGAGTTTACCTCCTGTGGCTGAATGGCATTATAACTATCAGGTGCAGCCAGAAAGTAGAGAAGCACAAACATTGGCTTTACTCAAGAAGGGCATAGAGTGGGCTAACTAA
- a CDS encoding 7TM diverse intracellular signaling domain-containing protein, with translation MAKQSILLYLISLHICCVAFAQKIITIGDNDRVPVGTSSYFYLDSTNLLHFDTVKTLYTSHSFIESKSQIPNFGNTKSVVWMAFTVANTMHVPYLLEINNTQLQNVILYYPDTNGEYKVKEGLSGKDFRINKWLFELPAFTGPVTCFIRFQSNRVVTLPAYITTYRTLLNRNHRVDFVYGIYFGLMLIMVMYNCFLYFLFRESSYIWYICHIAFQILINLLLKGFIFEFFPEYAYRINVYLPGIAMCSYFFMILFTKSFLDTPKRLPELHKGLYVLSILIFCGILVNLLPISLWDSYIGIVVSLITSAYLLLIAGFALAKNMKGSVFYCLGWGVFLLSLIFLDLSLLGWIPTSIYTENATLWGGAIECMFISLALSDKINQLQKEKEISQAEKLDYITQQNTLLEEKVIERTQRLVSANTTMEAQYQVLHQQKEELKAVNETLVEQKQLIETQTYTLIELNRELENTVQERTFELKNTIESLIQQNQDLHQFSYILSHNLRSPIARIKGLTTIFNKEDMNDPLNVELLGYLQQCADNLDLIIHDLSRIITIRKNLNTIKEEINLYDLFDTVTKGLTTEIEQANAKIVADFSSKEIVYSVKSYLHSILYNLISNAIKYRSPNRIPSIHVKALTENTYTCLIVKDNGLGIDLNVVSDQQIFGFYKRVHSHVDGKGLGLYLVKTQVETLQGKVELESMPDQGSTFKVYF, from the coding sequence GTGGCGAAGCAAAGCATATTGTTGTATCTGATTTCTCTGCATATCTGTTGTGTGGCTTTTGCACAGAAGATAATAACAATTGGTGATAACGATAGAGTACCTGTTGGAACCTCCTCTTATTTTTATCTTGATTCAACAAACTTATTGCATTTTGATACAGTAAAAACGCTATATACTTCTCATTCATTTATTGAGTCAAAAAGCCAGATACCTAACTTTGGAAATACAAAATCAGTTGTTTGGATGGCATTTACTGTGGCAAATACTATGCATGTTCCATATTTGCTGGAGATTAATAATACACAGCTACAAAATGTAATACTTTATTATCCTGATACAAACGGAGAATACAAAGTAAAAGAAGGTTTGTCTGGCAAAGATTTTAGGATTAACAAGTGGTTATTTGAACTACCTGCATTTACAGGTCCTGTTACCTGTTTTATTCGTTTTCAGAGTAATCGAGTGGTTACATTACCTGCCTACATTACTACTTATCGCACTTTATTGAACCGCAATCATAGAGTTGATTTTGTGTATGGTATTTACTTTGGGCTGATGCTTATTATGGTGATGTACAATTGTTTCCTGTATTTTTTATTTCGGGAAAGCTCATATATCTGGTATATCTGTCATATTGCTTTTCAGATTTTAATTAACCTGTTACTGAAAGGATTTATCTTTGAGTTTTTTCCAGAATATGCATACAGGATCAATGTGTATTTACCTGGTATTGCTATGTGTTCTTATTTCTTTATGATATTGTTTACAAAGTCTTTTCTCGATACACCTAAAAGGCTTCCTGAACTTCATAAAGGTCTTTATGTTCTTTCCATTTTAATCTTTTGCGGCATTCTTGTTAATCTTCTGCCAATCTCTTTATGGGATAGCTATATTGGGATTGTAGTTAGCTTGATAACCTCTGCTTATCTATTACTAATTGCGGGATTCGCACTTGCAAAAAACATGAAAGGATCAGTGTTTTATTGTCTGGGATGGGGAGTGTTTCTACTTAGTCTTATTTTTCTGGACCTGTCTCTGCTAGGTTGGATACCTACTAGTATCTATACCGAAAATGCAACACTCTGGGGTGGGGCAATAGAATGTATGTTTATTTCGCTTGCCTTATCGGATAAGATAAATCAGTTGCAGAAGGAGAAAGAGATTAGTCAGGCTGAAAAACTAGATTATATCACGCAGCAGAATACTCTACTGGAAGAAAAGGTGATAGAACGAACGCAAAGACTTGTTTCTGCCAATACCACTATGGAGGCACAGTATCAGGTATTACACCAGCAGAAAGAAGAGTTAAAGGCTGTAAATGAGACTCTTGTGGAGCAAAAACAACTTATTGAAACACAAACCTATACATTAATTGAACTTAATAGAGAACTGGAGAATACTGTTCAGGAACGAACTTTTGAGTTAAAAAATACTATTGAAAGCCTGATACAGCAGAACCAGGATTTACATCAGTTTTCTTATATACTCTCTCATAATCTTCGTTCGCCCATTGCCCGTATCAAAGGATTGACTACCATCTTTAATAAGGAAGATATGAACGATCCTCTTAATGTGGAATTATTGGGTTATCTACAACAATGTGCTGACAATCTGGATCTAATAATTCATGATTTATCTCGTATCATTACTATTCGCAAAAATCTCAATACCATTAAGGAAGAAATAAATCTTTATGATTTGTTTGATACAGTTACAAAAGGACTAACAACCGAGATCGAGCAAGCTAATGCAAAAATTGTAGCTGATTTTTCTAGTAAAGAGATAGTGTATTCTGTGAAAAGTTATCTCCATAGCATTTTATATAATCTCATTTCAAATGCTATCAAATACCGATCGCCTAATCGGATTCCTTCTATACATGTCAAAGCACTTACAGAAAATACTTATACCTGTCTTATAGTGAAGGACAATGGATTGGGAATAGATTTGAATGTGGTGTCTGATCAGCAGATTTTTGGGTTTTATAAACGTGTACATTCACATGTAGATGGAAAAGGATTAGGTCTCTACCTGGTAAAGACGCAGGTAGAAACCCTGCAGGGAAAGGTAGAGTTGGAAAGCATGCCAGACCAAGGGTCAACTTTCAAAGTGTATTTTTAA
- a CDS encoding SPOR domain-containing protein — protein sequence MMIEKYIRQLLFANDCVVIPDFGGFISKYAPATIHPVRHKFMPPSKEIAFNEMLRLNDGLLISHVAVGENVSREQATKLVKDFSDYVRQQIWQNQKYVFDEIGTLSLNPEQKMEFEPINRINYLNAGYGLPEMDFKPIERRTYQPKTRTKDRQPVPYTEETTEGNSKISILRRNKALWYVLGFCTLVALSAFTGYFILVQTGKHNLSTLSPFGTFNKHAKDSVAQERNKVQAQGQSDSGIAQFPANTDTATRTMTDWDDTREISTSENAIRSFQEEDSVTEPVTTEEKKVISTKSATNLTENTTKPAPKTVAAVRYYVIVNGFSVSGNADRFRDALMRTGYKHAKVLARGANGLLKVSVADFSNSTDAESKAQEMRKEYPAAWVYEE from the coding sequence ATGATGATTGAAAAGTACATTCGACAACTTCTTTTTGCCAATGATTGTGTTGTAATTCCTGATTTTGGTGGTTTTATTTCAAAGTATGCACCGGCTACTATTCATCCTGTGCGTCATAAGTTTATGCCACCTTCCAAGGAAATTGCATTTAATGAAATGTTGCGCTTGAATGACGGCCTGTTGATTAGCCATGTTGCAGTTGGTGAGAACGTTTCACGCGAACAGGCTACAAAATTAGTGAAAGACTTTTCCGACTATGTCCGGCAACAAATATGGCAGAATCAGAAATATGTATTCGATGAAATCGGAACACTATCTCTGAATCCGGAGCAAAAAATGGAGTTTGAACCAATAAACCGGATCAACTATCTGAATGCAGGGTATGGATTACCAGAAATGGACTTCAAACCTATTGAACGTCGTACATATCAGCCTAAAACCCGTACTAAAGATCGTCAACCTGTTCCTTATACCGAAGAAACTACAGAGGGAAATTCAAAAATATCTATACTGCGCAGAAATAAAGCACTTTGGTATGTACTGGGCTTCTGTACTCTGGTTGCATTGTCTGCATTTACAGGATATTTCATTCTGGTTCAGACTGGTAAACATAACCTAAGCACTTTAAGTCCTTTTGGTACATTTAATAAACATGCCAAAGATAGTGTTGCACAGGAAAGAAACAAGGTGCAGGCACAAGGTCAGTCTGATAGTGGTATTGCTCAGTTTCCTGCTAATACAGATACAGCTACCCGTACTATGACCGATTGGGATGATACCCGGGAAATTTCGACATCAGAAAATGCTATTAGAAGTTTTCAGGAAGAAGATTCTGTTACTGAACCTGTAACTACAGAAGAGAAGAAAGTAATCAGTACAAAGTCTGCTACCAATCTCACTGAGAATACAACGAAACCTGCTCCGAAAACAGTGGCTGCAGTTCGCTATTATGTTATTGTAAACGGATTCTCTGTAAGTGGTAATGCTGATCGTTTTAGAGATGCGTTAATGAGAACAGGATATAAACATGCAAAGGTACTTGCCAGAGGGGCGAACGGTTTACTAAAAGTATCTGTTGCTGATTTTAGTAATAGTACAGATGCCGAATCAAAAGCGCAGGAAATGAGAAAAGAATATCCGGCTGCGTGGGTATATGAAGAATAG
- a CDS encoding tetratricopeptide repeat protein: MQKLAILIYSVLAFLLISFTSFAQTTQTFSADDYTYRTALELFDREKYATAQKAFQDYIDLNKGDLLTVEAKYYVAICALYLENDDAEPTIERFIAEYPNHPKAAMAYYEMGNYYFNQKNTEKAIAYFEKVDISSLSREQQVEAKFKLAYLYFSKQDFLKAGNLFDELKRSNNKYTYAASYYAGYCNYRKGSYTEALTDLKRAAQSPEYAPMVPYMIVNVYYKQGKYDELIEYAQTLGTSKDIRNADEVFLLVGESYYRKGDYANAARYLKESVGKTKSRPAPEIAYRLGYAQYKTGDFKSAAENFKITATTAKDTLAQYASYHMGLSYLQSGNKPFALTAFDQARRGKASKQVAEDAAYYHAKVSFETNAGPETTALLKDFLKNYPNSSYKNEINELLSESYLASNNYNEAIAHIEAIPNRTPKIDEAYQRVTFNKGAEFFNKDQYNEALTQFQKSLSRPKVTEVAIAAHFWSGETQSAIQNYPSAINEYAAVFREPESKNTEYYNRSRYGIGYAYYNNKEYDKAATHFREYTTAVGPNGKNYADALVRLADCQYVAKNFDAAIQLYDQALALAGAEKDYILFQKANALNFAGRDEEARRTFDELSNKYSSSRYADNAMYQRADVDFEKGNYNAAITGFTRVIESNAASGVVPYALQKRALAYSNLQQYDKAIADYQRILDKYPTSKVSNSALLGLQETLASAKRSDEFGTYLEKYRRANPQDNSTESIEFDAAKSLYLNEKYPQAISAMEAYIRNHPDSEQKYDARYYVADSYYKFGDRANAVKNFQLVISEGRSQYLIRSVSRMGDLELNAKNYSSAVGYYRRLLTASQSKKDQTAALSGLMESYYQLPNYDSARYYVSQVVATGGSSPSAVNKALLYKGKSYYLQNNYEKAVDELLSAANAAQDEYGAEAQYLVADALYKQKKYKESLEMCFAVNDKFGSFETWRGKAFLLVADNYVALDETFQAKATLQSIIENSGDKEVVAEAKNKLKALESK; encoded by the coding sequence ATGCAGAAACTGGCAATATTGATTTATTCGGTCCTTGCTTTTCTATTAATTTCCTTCACTTCTTTTGCTCAGACAACTCAGACTTTTTCTGCCGATGATTATACGTATCGGACTGCGTTGGAATTGTTTGATCGGGAAAAATATGCAACTGCGCAAAAGGCATTTCAGGATTATATAGATCTTAATAAAGGAGATTTACTTACTGTAGAAGCTAAATATTATGTAGCTATTTGTGCCTTGTATCTGGAAAATGACGATGCAGAGCCTACTATTGAACGATTCATTGCGGAATATCCCAATCATCCCAAAGCTGCAATGGCTTACTACGAGATGGGAAACTATTATTTCAACCAAAAGAATACAGAAAAAGCCATTGCTTATTTTGAAAAAGTAGATATATCCAGCCTAAGCAGAGAACAACAGGTAGAAGCCAAGTTTAAGCTTGCATATCTATATTTTAGCAAACAGGATTTTTTAAAGGCAGGTAATCTGTTTGATGAATTAAAACGGAGTAATAATAAATATACGTATGCAGCTAGTTATTATGCTGGATATTGCAATTATAGAAAAGGAAGTTACACAGAAGCACTAACTGATTTAAAGCGAGCTGCTCAAAGTCCTGAATATGCTCCTATGGTGCCATATATGATTGTGAATGTTTATTACAAACAAGGCAAATACGATGAGTTGATCGAATATGCTCAAACACTAGGTACAAGTAAAGATATTCGGAATGCAGATGAAGTCTTTCTTTTGGTAGGAGAATCATACTATCGCAAAGGAGATTATGCCAATGCTGCCCGTTACCTGAAGGAATCTGTAGGAAAGACTAAATCCAGACCTGCGCCTGAGATTGCCTATCGTTTAGGGTATGCTCAGTACAAAACAGGAGACTTTAAATCTGCTGCTGAGAATTTTAAGATTACAGCTACTACTGCAAAAGATACGCTAGCTCAATATGCGTCCTATCATATGGGATTATCTTATCTGCAGAGTGGAAATAAGCCTTTTGCATTAACTGCGTTTGATCAGGCCAGAAGAGGAAAGGCAAGCAAACAAGTTGCAGAAGATGCTGCTTATTATCATGCTAAAGTAAGCTTTGAAACGAATGCTGGTCCTGAAACTACTGCCTTGTTAAAAGATTTTCTGAAAAATTATCCTAATAGTAGTTATAAGAACGAGATCAATGAACTACTGAGTGAATCGTATCTGGCTTCCAATAATTACAATGAGGCAATTGCTCATATTGAAGCTATTCCAAACAGAACACCTAAAATAGATGAAGCCTATCAACGGGTAACTTTTAATAAAGGAGCTGAGTTTTTTAACAAGGACCAGTATAATGAGGCATTAACTCAGTTTCAGAAATCTCTTTCACGTCCCAAAGTGACAGAAGTGGCTATTGCAGCCCATTTCTGGTCAGGAGAAACTCAGTCGGCTATCCAGAATTATCCATCTGCTATTAATGAATATGCAGCAGTATTTCGGGAACCCGAATCTAAAAATACAGAATACTACAATAGAAGCCGTTATGGTATAGGCTATGCTTACTATAATAATAAAGAATATGATAAAGCTGCCACCCACTTCAGAGAGTATACAACTGCAGTAGGACCGAATGGCAAGAATTATGCGGATGCATTGGTTCGATTAGCCGACTGTCAGTATGTGGCTAAGAATTTTGATGCAGCTATTCAATTATATGATCAGGCTCTTGCCTTAGCAGGTGCTGAAAAGGATTATATTCTTTTCCAAAAGGCCAACGCCTTAAACTTTGCCGGAAGAGATGAAGAAGCCCGTCGTACATTTGATGAATTGTCAAATAAATATAGCAGTTCAAGATATGCTGATAATGCTATGTATCAACGGGCTGATGTAGATTTCGAAAAAGGAAACTACAATGCTGCCATTACAGGCTTTACCCGTGTCATTGAATCCAATGCCGCTAGCGGAGTGGTTCCTTATGCATTACAGAAAAGGGCATTGGCGTATAGTAACCTGCAACAATATGATAAGGCAATTGCTGATTATCAACGTATATTGGATAAATATCCAACCAGCAAGGTCTCTAATAGTGCGTTATTGGGCTTACAGGAAACATTGGCATCTGCCAAACGAAGTGATGAGTTCGGGACTTACCTGGAAAAATACCGTCGTGCCAACCCTCAGGACAATTCAACAGAAAGTATAGAGTTTGACGCTGCTAAGTCTTTGTATCTGAATGAAAAATATCCACAAGCAATCTCAGCTATGGAAGCGTATATACGCAATCATCCAGATTCGGAACAGAAGTATGATGCACGTTATTATGTTGCAGACTCTTATTACAAGTTTGGGGACAGAGCCAATGCTGTTAAAAACTTTCAGCTAGTAATCAGTGAAGGGCGTAGCCAATATCTGATTCGTTCAGTGAGTCGTATGGGAGATCTGGAATTAAATGCCAAAAACTATTCTTCAGCTGTAGGTTATTATCGCAGATTACTAACTGCTTCACAAAGTAAAAAAGATCAGACTGCAGCTTTGTCCGGATTGATGGAATCATATTATCAGTTACCAAATTATGATTCTGCACGGTATTATGTCTCACAGGTAGTAGCTACAGGAGGTTCAAGTCCAAGTGCTGTTAATAAAGCGTTGTTGTATAAAGGAAAGTCTTATTACCTCCAGAATAACTATGAGAAGGCTGTTGATGAACTATTATCTGCAGCAAATGCAGCTCAGGATGAGTATGGTGCAGAAGCTCAGTATCTGGTAGCTGATGCTTTGTATAAACAAAAGAAATACAAAGAGTCGCTGGAAATGTGTTTTGCTGTGAACGATAAATTTGGATCATTCGAAACCTGGAGAGGAAAAGCATTCTTGCTGGTTGCTGACAATTATGTTGCTTTGGATGAAACCTTCCAGGCAAAGGCTACACTTCAGTCTATCATTGAAAATTCAGGAGATAAAGAAGTTGTAGCAGAAGCTAAAAATAAACTCAAGGCTCTGGAAAGTAAATAA
- a CDS encoding tetratricopeptide repeat protein, translated as MKKVFLACLFQLTAVGVFAQAGAAYASLQSGKLDDAKTQIDKAITNEKQAAKANTWLYRGDIYAGIANSPLPNYAGLDTNALQIAYDSYKKAGELDAKKAEEANKKIADLQPIAMNMGSKKYQEDKFVAAAKYFDMARTLNAKDTVAALYAGVAYQRAENYAKARDAFEALINLGSNDPSIYNVVHSIYRTEKNNEKALEIVKKGLAKFPTNKELKQNEFNLYIEMGKSEEAKANLEQSLKSDPNNLEYLKNLGILYDQTGDKVKAQEYYEKALAVDPNNYDANFNLAVLHYNKGADLNKKVRDMDLKTYQKEGKKVETEMKGHFQKALPYFEKNFSLRKDDMQVLEPLKSIYTILERKADADKIDKVIQTIK; from the coding sequence ATGAAAAAAGTTTTTTTAGCCTGCTTGTTTCAACTGACAGCTGTAGGTGTTTTTGCACAGGCAGGTGCTGCATATGCCTCTTTGCAGTCAGGTAAACTAGATGATGCAAAAACACAAATAGATAAAGCCATAACCAACGAAAAGCAAGCTGCTAAAGCAAATACTTGGCTTTATCGGGGAGATATTTATGCAGGTATTGCCAACAGCCCTCTACCTAATTATGCTGGATTAGATACCAATGCATTGCAAATTGCCTATGACTCCTATAAAAAAGCAGGAGAATTGGATGCAAAAAAAGCAGAAGAAGCCAATAAGAAAATTGCAGATTTACAGCCTATCGCAATGAACATGGGTAGCAAAAAATATCAGGAAGATAAATTTGTGGCTGCTGCCAAATATTTCGATATGGCACGTACATTGAATGCAAAGGATACTGTAGCTGCATTGTACGCAGGGGTTGCCTATCAGCGTGCAGAGAATTATGCAAAGGCGCGTGATGCTTTTGAAGCTTTAATTAATCTAGGTAGTAATGATCCAAGTATTTACAATGTTGTGCATTCTATTTATCGTACAGAGAAGAACAATGAAAAAGCATTGGAAATCGTAAAAAAAGGTCTTGCTAAGTTTCCAACTAATAAAGAATTGAAGCAAAACGAATTCAATTTATATATTGAAATGGGTAAGTCCGAAGAAGCAAAAGCTAACTTGGAGCAATCACTTAAATCAGATCCGAATAATCTTGAATATCTGAAAAACCTGGGTATCTTATATGATCAAACTGGAGATAAAGTAAAAGCTCAGGAATATTATGAGAAAGCATTAGCTGTTGACCCTAATAACTATGACGCTAACTTTAACCTTGCTGTGTTGCACTACAATAAAGGCGCAGATCTGAATAAAAAAGTAAGAGATATGGATCTGAAAACTTATCAGAAAGAAGGTAAAAAGGTAGAAACAGAGATGAAAGGACATTTCCAAAAGGCATTGCCTTATTTCGAGAAAAACTTCAGTTTACGTAAAGATGATATGCAAGTGTTGGAGCCACTGAAAAGTATTTATACTATTCTGGAGAGAAAAGCAGACGCTGATAAAATAGATAAGGTTATACAAACTATTAAATAA